In the genome of Danio rerio strain Tuebingen ecotype United States chromosome 23, GRCz12tu, whole genome shotgun sequence, one region contains:
- the wu:fb74b10 gene encoding uncharacterized protein wu:fb74b10 isoform X4, which yields MDSFDSISVCLSPMPSTPDTGLPEECVSPRSSSSKRHRSSESDIELQKLEVLKQMSAKVLDNPPSDAAAVFASQVAMEYRLLSDPAVQMRVRRQIMSVLYEAQDAEKRQRQNKRMESRGLKTEQDAWSNNII from the coding sequence ATGGACAGCTTCGACTCcatcagtgtgtgtttgtctccGATGCCCAGCACTCCAGACACGGGTCTGCCGGAGGAGTGTGTGTCGCCCCGCAGCTCCTCCAGCAAGCGGCACCGCAGCTCTGAGTCTGACATCGAGCTGCAGAAGCTGGAGGTGCTGAAGCAGATGTCCGCTAAAGTGCTGGACAATCCTCCGTCTGACGCCGCCGCCGTGTTCGCCAGCCAGGTGGCGATGGAATACCGGCTGCTGAGTGACCCCGCAGTGCAGATGCGCGTACGCCGACAGATCATGAGCGTGCTTTACGAAGCACAGGACGCTGAAAAACGCCAGCGGCAGAACAAGAGGATGGAGAGCCGAGGTCTGAAGACCGA